A section of the Apodemus sylvaticus chromosome 10, mApoSyl1.1, whole genome shotgun sequence genome encodes:
- the Gps1 gene encoding COP9 signalosome complex subunit 1 isoform X1: MRGSPAPSSASSSASDLSRSPAHSRSDLRPGTSGDYSLSASLSACTLLSEGAVEPMQIDVDPQEDPQNAPDVNYVVENPTLDLEQYAASYSGLMRIERLQFIADRCPPLRVEALKMALSFVQRTFNVDMYEEIHRKLSEATRELQNAPDAIPESGVEPPPLDTAWVEATRKKALLKLEKLDTDLKNYKGNSIKESIRRGHDDLGDHYLDCGDLSNALKCYSRARDYCTSAKHVINMCLNVIKVSVYLQNWSHVLSYVSKAESTPEIAEQRGERDSQTQAILTKLKCAAGLAELAARKYKQAAKCFLLASFDHCDFPELLSPSNVAVYGGLCALATFDRQELQRNVISSSSFKLFLELEPQVRDIIFKFYESKYASCLKMLDEMKDNLLLDLYLAPHVRTLYTQIRNRALIQYFSPYVSADMHKMAAAFNTTVAALEDELTQLILEGLINARIDSHSKILYARDVDQRSTTFEKSLLMGKEFQRRAKAMILRAAVLRNQIHVKSPPREGSQGELTPANSQSRMSTNM, encoded by the exons ATGCGGGGCAGCCCGGCGCCCAGCTCTGCCTCGTCGTCGGCCTCCGACCTGAGCCGCAGCCCTGCGCACAGCAGGTCCGACCTGCGGCCCGGCACGTCGGGCGACTACAGCCTGAGCGCCAGCCTGTCGGCCTGCACGCTACTTTCCGAG GGGGCCGTGGAACCCATGCAGATTGATGTAGACCCTCAGGAAGATCCCCAGAACGCACCTGATGTCAACTACGTGGTGGAGAACCCCACCCTG GATCTGGAGCAGTATGCAGCCAGCTACAGCGGACTGATGCGAATTGAGCGGCTACAGTTCATTGCTGACCGTTGCCCTCCACTCCGGGTAGAGGCCTTGAAAATGGCTCTGTCGTTCGTGCAGAGGACCTTCAATGTAGACATGTATGAAGAGATACACCGGAAGCTGTCTGAGGCTACCAG GGAGCTGCAGAATGCACCTGATGCCATCCCTGAGAGTGGAGTGGAGCCACCACCCCTGGACACAGCCTGGGTAGAGGCCACGCGGAAGAAGGCCCTGCTGAAACTGGAGAAGCTGGACACAGACTTGAAGAACTACAAGGGCAACTCCATCAAAGAGAGCATCAG GCGCGGCCATGATGACCTGGGTGATCACTACCTGGACTGCGGGGACCTCAGCAATGCCCTCAAATGTTACTCGCGAGCCCGAGACTACTGTACCAGCGCTAAGCATGTCATCAACATGTGCCTCAACGTCATCAAG GTCAGTGTGTACTTGCAGAATTGGTCTCATGTGTTAAGTTATGTCAGCAAGGCCGAGTCTACTCCAGAGATTGCCGAG CAGCGTGGAGAGCGGGACAGCCAGACGCAGGCTATCCTCACCAAGCTCAAGTGTGCTGCCG GCTTGGCTGAGCTGGCCGCACGGAAGTACAAGCAGGCTGCTAAGTGTTTCCTCCTCGCTTCCTTTGATCACTGTGACTTCCCAGAG ctgctgtCCCCCAGCAATGTGGCTGTGTATGGTGGCCTGTGTGCCTTAGCCACCTTTGACCGGCAGGAGCTGCAGCGCAATGTCATCTCTAGCAG CTCCTTCAAGttgttcctggagctggagccacaggtcAGAGACATCATCTTCAAATTCTACGAGTCCAAGTATGCTTCATGCTTGAAGATGCTGGATGAGATGAAG gaCAACCTGCTCTTGGACCTGTACCTGGCCCCCCACGTCAGGACACTGTACACCCAGATTCGTAACCGGGCTCTTATCCAA TACTTCAGCCCCTATGTGTCAGCTGACATGCACAAGATGGCTGCAGCCTTCAACACAACAGTTGCAGCTCTGGAAGATGAGCTGACGCAGCTCATCCTGGAGGGGCTCATTAATGCCCGCATCGACTCTCACAGCAAG ATACTGTATGCTCGAGATGTGGATCAGCGCAGCACCACCTTTGAGAAATCCCTGCTGATGGGCAAGGAGTTCCAGCGCCGTGCCAAAGCCATGATTCTGAGGGCAGCTGTGCTACGTAACCAGATCCACGTGAAG TCTCCTCCTAGAGAAGGGAGCCAAGGGGAGCTGACTCCAGCAAACAGCCAGTCACGGATGAGCACCAACATGTGA
- the Gps1 gene encoding COP9 signalosome complex subunit 1 isoform X4, protein MPLPVQVFNLQGAVEPMQIDVDPQEDPQNAPDVNYVVENPTLDLEQYAASYSGLMRIERLQFIADRCPPLRVEALKMALSFVQRTFNVDMYEEIHRKLSEATRELQNAPDAIPESGVEPPPLDTAWVEATRKKALLKLEKLDTDLKNYKGNSIKESIRRGHDDLGDHYLDCGDLSNALKCYSRARDYCTSAKHVINMCLNVIKVSVYLQNWSHVLSYVSKAESTPEIAERGERDSQTQAILTKLKCAAGLAELAARKYKQAAKCFLLASFDHCDFPELLSPSNVAVYGGLCALATFDRQELQRNVISSSSFKLFLELEPQVRDIIFKFYESKYASCLKMLDEMKDNLLLDLYLAPHVRTLYTQIRNRALIQYFSPYVSADMHKMAAAFNTTVAALEDELTQLILEGLINARIDSHSKILYARDVDQRSTTFEKSLLMGKEFQRRAKAMILRAAVLRNQIHVKSPPREGSQGELTPANSQSRMSTNM, encoded by the exons ATGCCGCTGCCGGTTCAGGTGTTTAACTTGCAG GGGGCCGTGGAACCCATGCAGATTGATGTAGACCCTCAGGAAGATCCCCAGAACGCACCTGATGTCAACTACGTGGTGGAGAACCCCACCCTG GATCTGGAGCAGTATGCAGCCAGCTACAGCGGACTGATGCGAATTGAGCGGCTACAGTTCATTGCTGACCGTTGCCCTCCACTCCGGGTAGAGGCCTTGAAAATGGCTCTGTCGTTCGTGCAGAGGACCTTCAATGTAGACATGTATGAAGAGATACACCGGAAGCTGTCTGAGGCTACCAG GGAGCTGCAGAATGCACCTGATGCCATCCCTGAGAGTGGAGTGGAGCCACCACCCCTGGACACAGCCTGGGTAGAGGCCACGCGGAAGAAGGCCCTGCTGAAACTGGAGAAGCTGGACACAGACTTGAAGAACTACAAGGGCAACTCCATCAAAGAGAGCATCAG GCGCGGCCATGATGACCTGGGTGATCACTACCTGGACTGCGGGGACCTCAGCAATGCCCTCAAATGTTACTCGCGAGCCCGAGACTACTGTACCAGCGCTAAGCATGTCATCAACATGTGCCTCAACGTCATCAAG GTCAGTGTGTACTTGCAGAATTGGTCTCATGTGTTAAGTTATGTCAGCAAGGCCGAGTCTACTCCAGAGATTGCCGAG CGTGGAGAGCGGGACAGCCAGACGCAGGCTATCCTCACCAAGCTCAAGTGTGCTGCCG GCTTGGCTGAGCTGGCCGCACGGAAGTACAAGCAGGCTGCTAAGTGTTTCCTCCTCGCTTCCTTTGATCACTGTGACTTCCCAGAG ctgctgtCCCCCAGCAATGTGGCTGTGTATGGTGGCCTGTGTGCCTTAGCCACCTTTGACCGGCAGGAGCTGCAGCGCAATGTCATCTCTAGCAG CTCCTTCAAGttgttcctggagctggagccacaggtcAGAGACATCATCTTCAAATTCTACGAGTCCAAGTATGCTTCATGCTTGAAGATGCTGGATGAGATGAAG gaCAACCTGCTCTTGGACCTGTACCTGGCCCCCCACGTCAGGACACTGTACACCCAGATTCGTAACCGGGCTCTTATCCAA TACTTCAGCCCCTATGTGTCAGCTGACATGCACAAGATGGCTGCAGCCTTCAACACAACAGTTGCAGCTCTGGAAGATGAGCTGACGCAGCTCATCCTGGAGGGGCTCATTAATGCCCGCATCGACTCTCACAGCAAG ATACTGTATGCTCGAGATGTGGATCAGCGCAGCACCACCTTTGAGAAATCCCTGCTGATGGGCAAGGAGTTCCAGCGCCGTGCCAAAGCCATGATTCTGAGGGCAGCTGTGCTACGTAACCAGATCCACGTGAAG TCTCCTCCTAGAGAAGGGAGCCAAGGGGAGCTGACTCCAGCAAACAGCCAGTCACGGATGAGCACCAACATGTGA
- the Gps1 gene encoding COP9 signalosome complex subunit 1 isoform X3, which yields MPLPVQVFNLQGAVEPMQIDVDPQEDPQNAPDVNYVVENPTLDLEQYAASYSGLMRIERLQFIADRCPPLRVEALKMALSFVQRTFNVDMYEEIHRKLSEATRELQNAPDAIPESGVEPPPLDTAWVEATRKKALLKLEKLDTDLKNYKGNSIKESIRRGHDDLGDHYLDCGDLSNALKCYSRARDYCTSAKHVINMCLNVIKVSVYLQNWSHVLSYVSKAESTPEIAEQRGERDSQTQAILTKLKCAAGLAELAARKYKQAAKCFLLASFDHCDFPELLSPSNVAVYGGLCALATFDRQELQRNVISSSSFKLFLELEPQVRDIIFKFYESKYASCLKMLDEMKDNLLLDLYLAPHVRTLYTQIRNRALIQYFSPYVSADMHKMAAAFNTTVAALEDELTQLILEGLINARIDSHSKILYARDVDQRSTTFEKSLLMGKEFQRRAKAMILRAAVLRNQIHVKSPPREGSQGELTPANSQSRMSTNM from the exons ATGCCGCTGCCGGTTCAGGTGTTTAACTTGCAG GGGGCCGTGGAACCCATGCAGATTGATGTAGACCCTCAGGAAGATCCCCAGAACGCACCTGATGTCAACTACGTGGTGGAGAACCCCACCCTG GATCTGGAGCAGTATGCAGCCAGCTACAGCGGACTGATGCGAATTGAGCGGCTACAGTTCATTGCTGACCGTTGCCCTCCACTCCGGGTAGAGGCCTTGAAAATGGCTCTGTCGTTCGTGCAGAGGACCTTCAATGTAGACATGTATGAAGAGATACACCGGAAGCTGTCTGAGGCTACCAG GGAGCTGCAGAATGCACCTGATGCCATCCCTGAGAGTGGAGTGGAGCCACCACCCCTGGACACAGCCTGGGTAGAGGCCACGCGGAAGAAGGCCCTGCTGAAACTGGAGAAGCTGGACACAGACTTGAAGAACTACAAGGGCAACTCCATCAAAGAGAGCATCAG GCGCGGCCATGATGACCTGGGTGATCACTACCTGGACTGCGGGGACCTCAGCAATGCCCTCAAATGTTACTCGCGAGCCCGAGACTACTGTACCAGCGCTAAGCATGTCATCAACATGTGCCTCAACGTCATCAAG GTCAGTGTGTACTTGCAGAATTGGTCTCATGTGTTAAGTTATGTCAGCAAGGCCGAGTCTACTCCAGAGATTGCCGAG CAGCGTGGAGAGCGGGACAGCCAGACGCAGGCTATCCTCACCAAGCTCAAGTGTGCTGCCG GCTTGGCTGAGCTGGCCGCACGGAAGTACAAGCAGGCTGCTAAGTGTTTCCTCCTCGCTTCCTTTGATCACTGTGACTTCCCAGAG ctgctgtCCCCCAGCAATGTGGCTGTGTATGGTGGCCTGTGTGCCTTAGCCACCTTTGACCGGCAGGAGCTGCAGCGCAATGTCATCTCTAGCAG CTCCTTCAAGttgttcctggagctggagccacaggtcAGAGACATCATCTTCAAATTCTACGAGTCCAAGTATGCTTCATGCTTGAAGATGCTGGATGAGATGAAG gaCAACCTGCTCTTGGACCTGTACCTGGCCCCCCACGTCAGGACACTGTACACCCAGATTCGTAACCGGGCTCTTATCCAA TACTTCAGCCCCTATGTGTCAGCTGACATGCACAAGATGGCTGCAGCCTTCAACACAACAGTTGCAGCTCTGGAAGATGAGCTGACGCAGCTCATCCTGGAGGGGCTCATTAATGCCCGCATCGACTCTCACAGCAAG ATACTGTATGCTCGAGATGTGGATCAGCGCAGCACCACCTTTGAGAAATCCCTGCTGATGGGCAAGGAGTTCCAGCGCCGTGCCAAAGCCATGATTCTGAGGGCAGCTGTGCTACGTAACCAGATCCACGTGAAG TCTCCTCCTAGAGAAGGGAGCCAAGGGGAGCTGACTCCAGCAAACAGCCAGTCACGGATGAGCACCAACATGTGA
- the Dus1l gene encoding tRNA-dihydrouridine(16/17) synthase [NAD(P)(+)]-like isoform X1 codes for MPKLQGFEFWSRTLGGARHVVAPMVDQSELAWRLLSRRHGAQLCYTPMLHAQVFVRDANYRKENLYCDVCPEDRPLIVQFCANDPEVFVQAALLAQDYCDAIDLNLGCPQMIAKRGHYGAFLQEEWDLLQRMILLAHERLSVPVTCKIRVFPEIDKTVRYAQMLEKAGCQLLTVHGRTKEQKGPMAGTASWEHIKAVRKAVGIPVFANGNIRCLQDVERCLQDTGVQGVMSAEGNLHNPALFEGRSPAVWELADEYLDIVRQYPCPLSYVRAHLFKLWHHTLQVHQQLREELAKVKTLEGVAAVSQALKLRCQEDMSRQQEGLRPADNLPAFHWICQPYIRPGPREGSKENGGGRSKRALEDEEGSMEGLSKNKLKKQLRNPHKTFDPSLKPKYAKCDQCGNPKGNRCVFNLCRGCCKKRAFRETADCPGHGLLFKTKLEKSLAWKGTQPGLQEAQQVRPVTPSGFSEVMGSALA; via the exons ATGCCCAAACTGCAGGGTTTTGAGTTTTGGAGCCGCACCCTGGGGGGTGCCCGACATGTGGTGGCACCCATGGTGGACCAGAGTGAGCTAGCTTGGAGACTGCTGAGCCGCCGCCATGGCGCCCAGCTCTGCTACACACCTATGCTACACGCCCAGGTCTTCGTTAGAGATGCTAACTACCGGAAAGAGAACTTATACTGTGATGTGTGCCCTGAGGACAGGCCTCTCATTGTGCAG TTCTGTGCCAATGACCCCGAGGTGTTTGTCCAGGCAGCTCTCCTAGCACAAGATTACTGTGATGCCATTGACCTGAACTTGGGCTGCCCACAGATGATAGCCAAGAGAG GTCACTACGGCGCTTTTCTGCAGGAAGAGTGGGATCTTCTTCAAAGAATGA TTCTGTTGGCTCATGAGCGACTCTCTGTTCCTGTCACGTGCAAAATTCGTGTCTTCCCAGAGATTGACAAGACAGTGAGGTACGCCCAGATGCTGGAGAAGGCTGGCTGTCAG CTGCTGACTGTACACGGACGcaccaaggagcagaaggggcCCATGGCAGGAACAGCCTCCTGGGAGCACATCAAGGCTGTTCG GAAGGCTGTGGGAATCCCTGTGTTTGCCAACGGGAACATCCGGTGCCTGCAGGATGTGGAGCGGTGTCTCCAGGACACTGGCGTGCAGGGGGTCATGAGTGCAG AGGGGAACCTGCACAACCCTGCCCTCTTTGAGGGCCGGAGCCCTGCTGTGTGGGAGCTGGCTGACGAGTACCTGGACATCGTGCGGCAGTACCCTTGTCCACTGTCCTACGTCCGGGCCCATCTCTTCAAGCTGTGGCACCACAC GCTACAGGTACATCAGCAGCTTCGAGAAGAGCTGGCCAAAGTGAAGACCCTGGAGGGCGTGGCTGCTGTGAGCCAGGCGCTAAAGCTTCGGTGTCAG GAGGACATGTCCAGGCAGCAAGAAGGACTGAGACCAGCTGACAACTTGCCTGCTTTCCATTGGATCTGCCAGCCCTACATCCGGCCAGG ACCCAGGGAAGGGAGCAAGGAGAACGGTGGTGGGCGAAGCAAGCGGGCCCTGGAGGACGAGGAGGGCAGCATGGAGGGCTTGTCCAAGAATAAGCTCAAGAAACAACTGAGGAACCCTCACAAGACCTTCGACCCCTCCCTGAAAC ccaAATATGCCAAGTGTGACCAGTGTGGAAATCCAAAG GGCAATAGGTGTGTGTTTAATCTGTGCCGTGGTTGCTGCAAGAAGCGAGCTTTCAGAGAGACCGCAGATTGCCCGG GTCATGGATTGCTTTTTAAGACCAAATTAGAGAAGTCTCTGGCCTGGAAAGGGACCCAGCCTGGACTGCAGGAAGCTCAGCAGGTGAGGCCTGTAACACCAAGTGGTTTCTCTGAAGTCATGGGTAGTGCCCTAGCCTGA
- the Gps1 gene encoding COP9 signalosome complex subunit 1 isoform X2, whose product MRGSPAPSSASSSASDLSRSPAHSRSDLRPGTSGDYSLSASLSACTLLSEGAVEPMQIDVDPQEDPQNAPDVNYVVENPTLDLEQYAASYSGLMRIERLQFIADRCPPLRVEALKMALSFVQRTFNVDMYEEIHRKLSEATRELQNAPDAIPESGVEPPPLDTAWVEATRKKALLKLEKLDTDLKNYKGNSIKESIRRGHDDLGDHYLDCGDLSNALKCYSRARDYCTSAKHVINMCLNVIKVSVYLQNWSHVLSYVSKAESTPEIAERGERDSQTQAILTKLKCAAGLAELAARKYKQAAKCFLLASFDHCDFPELLSPSNVAVYGGLCALATFDRQELQRNVISSSSFKLFLELEPQVRDIIFKFYESKYASCLKMLDEMKDNLLLDLYLAPHVRTLYTQIRNRALIQYFSPYVSADMHKMAAAFNTTVAALEDELTQLILEGLINARIDSHSKILYARDVDQRSTTFEKSLLMGKEFQRRAKAMILRAAVLRNQIHVKSPPREGSQGELTPANSQSRMSTNM is encoded by the exons ATGCGGGGCAGCCCGGCGCCCAGCTCTGCCTCGTCGTCGGCCTCCGACCTGAGCCGCAGCCCTGCGCACAGCAGGTCCGACCTGCGGCCCGGCACGTCGGGCGACTACAGCCTGAGCGCCAGCCTGTCGGCCTGCACGCTACTTTCCGAG GGGGCCGTGGAACCCATGCAGATTGATGTAGACCCTCAGGAAGATCCCCAGAACGCACCTGATGTCAACTACGTGGTGGAGAACCCCACCCTG GATCTGGAGCAGTATGCAGCCAGCTACAGCGGACTGATGCGAATTGAGCGGCTACAGTTCATTGCTGACCGTTGCCCTCCACTCCGGGTAGAGGCCTTGAAAATGGCTCTGTCGTTCGTGCAGAGGACCTTCAATGTAGACATGTATGAAGAGATACACCGGAAGCTGTCTGAGGCTACCAG GGAGCTGCAGAATGCACCTGATGCCATCCCTGAGAGTGGAGTGGAGCCACCACCCCTGGACACAGCCTGGGTAGAGGCCACGCGGAAGAAGGCCCTGCTGAAACTGGAGAAGCTGGACACAGACTTGAAGAACTACAAGGGCAACTCCATCAAAGAGAGCATCAG GCGCGGCCATGATGACCTGGGTGATCACTACCTGGACTGCGGGGACCTCAGCAATGCCCTCAAATGTTACTCGCGAGCCCGAGACTACTGTACCAGCGCTAAGCATGTCATCAACATGTGCCTCAACGTCATCAAG GTCAGTGTGTACTTGCAGAATTGGTCTCATGTGTTAAGTTATGTCAGCAAGGCCGAGTCTACTCCAGAGATTGCCGAG CGTGGAGAGCGGGACAGCCAGACGCAGGCTATCCTCACCAAGCTCAAGTGTGCTGCCG GCTTGGCTGAGCTGGCCGCACGGAAGTACAAGCAGGCTGCTAAGTGTTTCCTCCTCGCTTCCTTTGATCACTGTGACTTCCCAGAG ctgctgtCCCCCAGCAATGTGGCTGTGTATGGTGGCCTGTGTGCCTTAGCCACCTTTGACCGGCAGGAGCTGCAGCGCAATGTCATCTCTAGCAG CTCCTTCAAGttgttcctggagctggagccacaggtcAGAGACATCATCTTCAAATTCTACGAGTCCAAGTATGCTTCATGCTTGAAGATGCTGGATGAGATGAAG gaCAACCTGCTCTTGGACCTGTACCTGGCCCCCCACGTCAGGACACTGTACACCCAGATTCGTAACCGGGCTCTTATCCAA TACTTCAGCCCCTATGTGTCAGCTGACATGCACAAGATGGCTGCAGCCTTCAACACAACAGTTGCAGCTCTGGAAGATGAGCTGACGCAGCTCATCCTGGAGGGGCTCATTAATGCCCGCATCGACTCTCACAGCAAG ATACTGTATGCTCGAGATGTGGATCAGCGCAGCACCACCTTTGAGAAATCCCTGCTGATGGGCAAGGAGTTCCAGCGCCGTGCCAAAGCCATGATTCTGAGGGCAGCTGTGCTACGTAACCAGATCCACGTGAAG TCTCCTCCTAGAGAAGGGAGCCAAGGGGAGCTGACTCCAGCAAACAGCCAGTCACGGATGAGCACCAACATGTGA
- the Dus1l gene encoding tRNA-dihydrouridine(16/17) synthase [NAD(P)(+)]-like isoform X2: MPKLQGFEFWSRTLGGARHVVAPMVDQSELAWRLLSRRHGAQLCYTPMLHAQVFVRDANYRKENLYCDVCPEDRPLIVQAALLAQDYCDAIDLNLGCPQMIAKRGHYGAFLQEEWDLLQRMILLAHERLSVPVTCKIRVFPEIDKTVRYAQMLEKAGCQLLTVHGRTKEQKGPMAGTASWEHIKAVRKAVGIPVFANGNIRCLQDVERCLQDTGVQGVMSAEGNLHNPALFEGRSPAVWELADEYLDIVRQYPCPLSYVRAHLFKLWHHTLQVHQQLREELAKVKTLEGVAAVSQALKLRCQEDMSRQQEGLRPADNLPAFHWICQPYIRPGPREGSKENGGGRSKRALEDEEGSMEGLSKNKLKKQLRNPHKTFDPSLKPKYAKCDQCGNPKGNRCVFNLCRGCCKKRAFRETADCPGHGLLFKTKLEKSLAWKGTQPGLQEAQQVRPVTPSGFSEVMGSALA, translated from the exons ATGCCCAAACTGCAGGGTTTTGAGTTTTGGAGCCGCACCCTGGGGGGTGCCCGACATGTGGTGGCACCCATGGTGGACCAGAGTGAGCTAGCTTGGAGACTGCTGAGCCGCCGCCATGGCGCCCAGCTCTGCTACACACCTATGCTACACGCCCAGGTCTTCGTTAGAGATGCTAACTACCGGAAAGAGAACTTATACTGTGATGTGTGCCCTGAGGACAGGCCTCTCATTGTGCAG GCAGCTCTCCTAGCACAAGATTACTGTGATGCCATTGACCTGAACTTGGGCTGCCCACAGATGATAGCCAAGAGAG GTCACTACGGCGCTTTTCTGCAGGAAGAGTGGGATCTTCTTCAAAGAATGA TTCTGTTGGCTCATGAGCGACTCTCTGTTCCTGTCACGTGCAAAATTCGTGTCTTCCCAGAGATTGACAAGACAGTGAGGTACGCCCAGATGCTGGAGAAGGCTGGCTGTCAG CTGCTGACTGTACACGGACGcaccaaggagcagaaggggcCCATGGCAGGAACAGCCTCCTGGGAGCACATCAAGGCTGTTCG GAAGGCTGTGGGAATCCCTGTGTTTGCCAACGGGAACATCCGGTGCCTGCAGGATGTGGAGCGGTGTCTCCAGGACACTGGCGTGCAGGGGGTCATGAGTGCAG AGGGGAACCTGCACAACCCTGCCCTCTTTGAGGGCCGGAGCCCTGCTGTGTGGGAGCTGGCTGACGAGTACCTGGACATCGTGCGGCAGTACCCTTGTCCACTGTCCTACGTCCGGGCCCATCTCTTCAAGCTGTGGCACCACAC GCTACAGGTACATCAGCAGCTTCGAGAAGAGCTGGCCAAAGTGAAGACCCTGGAGGGCGTGGCTGCTGTGAGCCAGGCGCTAAAGCTTCGGTGTCAG GAGGACATGTCCAGGCAGCAAGAAGGACTGAGACCAGCTGACAACTTGCCTGCTTTCCATTGGATCTGCCAGCCCTACATCCGGCCAGG ACCCAGGGAAGGGAGCAAGGAGAACGGTGGTGGGCGAAGCAAGCGGGCCCTGGAGGACGAGGAGGGCAGCATGGAGGGCTTGTCCAAGAATAAGCTCAAGAAACAACTGAGGAACCCTCACAAGACCTTCGACCCCTCCCTGAAAC ccaAATATGCCAAGTGTGACCAGTGTGGAAATCCAAAG GGCAATAGGTGTGTGTTTAATCTGTGCCGTGGTTGCTGCAAGAAGCGAGCTTTCAGAGAGACCGCAGATTGCCCGG GTCATGGATTGCTTTTTAAGACCAAATTAGAGAAGTCTCTGGCCTGGAAAGGGACCCAGCCTGGACTGCAGGAAGCTCAGCAGGTGAGGCCTGTAACACCAAGTGGTTTCTCTGAAGTCATGGGTAGTGCCCTAGCCTGA
- the Dus1l gene encoding tRNA-dihydrouridine(16/17) synthase [NAD(P)(+)]-like isoform X3, translated as MPKLQGFEFWSRTLGGARHVVAPMVDQSELAWRLLSRRHGAQLCYTPMLHAQVFVRDANYRKENLYCDVCPEDRPLIVQFCANDPEVFVQAALLAQDYCDAIDLNLGCPQMIAKRGHYGAFLQEEWDLLQRMILLAHERLSVPVTCKIRVFPEIDKTVRYAQMLEKAGCQLLTVHGRTKEQKGPMAGTASWEHIKAVRKAVGIPVFANGNIRCLQDVERCLQDTGVQGVMSAEGNLHNPALFEGRSPAVWELADEYLDIVRQYPCPLSYVRAHLFKLWHHTLQVHQQLREELAKVKTLEGVAAVSQALKLRCQEDMSRQQEGLRPADNLPAFHWICQPYIRPGPREGSKENGGGRSKRALEDEEGSMEGLSKNKLKKQLRNPHKTFDPSLKPKYAKCDQCGNPKGNRCVFNLCRGCCKKRAFRETADCPGHGLLFKTKLEKSLAWKGTQPGLQEAQQDGH; from the exons ATGCCCAAACTGCAGGGTTTTGAGTTTTGGAGCCGCACCCTGGGGGGTGCCCGACATGTGGTGGCACCCATGGTGGACCAGAGTGAGCTAGCTTGGAGACTGCTGAGCCGCCGCCATGGCGCCCAGCTCTGCTACACACCTATGCTACACGCCCAGGTCTTCGTTAGAGATGCTAACTACCGGAAAGAGAACTTATACTGTGATGTGTGCCCTGAGGACAGGCCTCTCATTGTGCAG TTCTGTGCCAATGACCCCGAGGTGTTTGTCCAGGCAGCTCTCCTAGCACAAGATTACTGTGATGCCATTGACCTGAACTTGGGCTGCCCACAGATGATAGCCAAGAGAG GTCACTACGGCGCTTTTCTGCAGGAAGAGTGGGATCTTCTTCAAAGAATGA TTCTGTTGGCTCATGAGCGACTCTCTGTTCCTGTCACGTGCAAAATTCGTGTCTTCCCAGAGATTGACAAGACAGTGAGGTACGCCCAGATGCTGGAGAAGGCTGGCTGTCAG CTGCTGACTGTACACGGACGcaccaaggagcagaaggggcCCATGGCAGGAACAGCCTCCTGGGAGCACATCAAGGCTGTTCG GAAGGCTGTGGGAATCCCTGTGTTTGCCAACGGGAACATCCGGTGCCTGCAGGATGTGGAGCGGTGTCTCCAGGACACTGGCGTGCAGGGGGTCATGAGTGCAG AGGGGAACCTGCACAACCCTGCCCTCTTTGAGGGCCGGAGCCCTGCTGTGTGGGAGCTGGCTGACGAGTACCTGGACATCGTGCGGCAGTACCCTTGTCCACTGTCCTACGTCCGGGCCCATCTCTTCAAGCTGTGGCACCACAC GCTACAGGTACATCAGCAGCTTCGAGAAGAGCTGGCCAAAGTGAAGACCCTGGAGGGCGTGGCTGCTGTGAGCCAGGCGCTAAAGCTTCGGTGTCAG GAGGACATGTCCAGGCAGCAAGAAGGACTGAGACCAGCTGACAACTTGCCTGCTTTCCATTGGATCTGCCAGCCCTACATCCGGCCAGG ACCCAGGGAAGGGAGCAAGGAGAACGGTGGTGGGCGAAGCAAGCGGGCCCTGGAGGACGAGGAGGGCAGCATGGAGGGCTTGTCCAAGAATAAGCTCAAGAAACAACTGAGGAACCCTCACAAGACCTTCGACCCCTCCCTGAAAC ccaAATATGCCAAGTGTGACCAGTGTGGAAATCCAAAG GGCAATAGGTGTGTGTTTAATCTGTGCCGTGGTTGCTGCAAGAAGCGAGCTTTCAGAGAGACCGCAGATTGCCCGG GTCATGGATTGCTTTTTAAGACCAAATTAGAGAAGTCTCTGGCCTGGAAAGGGACCCAGCCTGGACTGCAGGAAGCTCAGCAG GACGGCCACTGA